In one Corallococcus sp. EGB genomic region, the following are encoded:
- a CDS encoding dimethylarginine dimethylaminohydrolase family protein, giving the protein MMDLFLMSPPGRGWALRGRSNFRSREAAPADARGARREWLTLARHIESRGGTVVALPSPSDALTGMPYAAECGQVVAREGQAPLFLLPRMMSAHRFAERDHWAPLARRMGMEVVDPGVGIWEAHGDVATFDGVTLLFWGGRTTLDGLEAAQRSFPGEVLRVQVREPAFHGNMAVLPLPAVDRLVVCPDVMAPESVALLEQRFGANRLVRVTEGDIRRYATNGLPLGRDLLAPTVMPPHIVETFERLGLRVVSMPMPELTEKGGGSSRCLVSRASVEASRVTLPPEYRLDVVAKDLEADGG; this is encoded by the coding sequence ATGATGGACCTCTTCCTGATGTCGCCCCCGGGCCGGGGCTGGGCGCTGCGGGGCCGCTCGAACTTCCGCAGCCGCGAGGCCGCTCCGGCGGATGCGCGCGGCGCGCGGCGGGAGTGGCTGACGCTGGCCCGCCACATCGAGTCGCGAGGCGGCACGGTGGTGGCGCTGCCCTCGCCGTCGGACGCGCTGACGGGCATGCCCTACGCGGCCGAGTGCGGCCAGGTGGTGGCGCGCGAGGGGCAGGCGCCGCTGTTCCTCCTGCCCAGGATGATGAGCGCGCATCGCTTCGCGGAGCGCGACCACTGGGCGCCGCTGGCCCGGCGCATGGGCATGGAGGTCGTGGACCCGGGCGTGGGCATCTGGGAGGCGCACGGCGACGTGGCCACGTTCGACGGCGTGACGCTGCTGTTCTGGGGCGGGCGCACCACGCTCGACGGGCTGGAGGCGGCCCAGAGGTCCTTCCCCGGCGAGGTGCTGCGCGTGCAGGTGCGCGAGCCCGCGTTCCACGGGAACATGGCGGTGCTGCCGCTGCCGGCGGTGGACCGGCTGGTGGTGTGCCCGGACGTGATGGCGCCGGAGTCGGTGGCGCTCCTGGAGCAGCGCTTCGGCGCGAACCGGCTGGTGCGCGTGACGGAGGGAGACATCCGCCGCTATGCGACGAACGGGCTGCCGCTGGGCCGGGACCTGCTCGCGCCCACGGTGATGCCTCCGCACATCGTGGAGACGTTCGAGCGGCTGGGCCTGCGCGTGGTGTCCATGCCGATGCCGGAGCTGACGGAGAAGGGCGGCGGTTCGTCGCGCTGCCTCGTGTCGCGCGCGTCGGTGGAGGCCTCCCGCGTCACGCTGCCGCCCGAGTATCGGTTGGACGTCGTGGCGAAGGACCTGGAAGCCGATGGCGGGTGA